A section of the Carassius auratus strain Wakin unplaced genomic scaffold, ASM336829v1 scaf_tig00027474, whole genome shotgun sequence genome encodes:
- the LOC113079234 gene encoding SPRY domain-containing SOCS box protein 4-like, translating into MGQRVSGVVKSTDEPESSELVYPPVFTSLRSHGVPLPARLELLLDMPPAGPEIQLQHAWNPDDRSLNLFIKDDDRLTFHRHPVAQSTDCVRGKVGFTRGLHAWTLRWPIRQRGTHAVVGVATSSAPLRAVGYSALVGSDAEAWGWDLGRGHLYHDRKSLTGPAPRYPEFIEDKEDEGTFSVPEEFLVVLDMDEGTLGFCADGNYLGVAFRGLKGKRLYPIVSAVWGHCEVTMTYVNGLEPEPLPLMELCRRAARQALGRHRIHHIQSLPLPQMLKNYLQYQ; encoded by the exons ATGGGGCAGAGGGTGTCAGGTGTGGTAAAATCCACGGATGAGCCGGAATCGAGCGAGCTGGTGTATCCGCCGGTGTTCACGTCACTCCGTAGCCACGGCGTCCCGTTACCCGCCCGTCTGGAGCTGCTGTTGGACATGCCGCCGGCGGGACCGGAAATCCAGCTTCAGCACGCCTGGAACCCAGACGACCGCTCGCTCAACCTCTTCATTAAAGACGATGACCGGCTCACATTCCACCGCCACCCGGTGGCCCAAAGCACGGACTGTGTGCGGGGAAAAGTCGGATTTACCCGCGGTTTGCACGCTTGGACTTTGCGCTGGCCCATACGGCAGCGTGGCACACATGCTGTAGTCGGGGTCGCGACTTCTTCCGCTCCCTTGCGAGCCGTCGGATACTCTGCCCTAGTTGGCAGCGACGCCGAAGCCTGGGGTTGGGACTTGGGACGAGGTCACCTTTACCACGACAGGAAGAGCTTGACCGGCCCTGCGCCGCGGTATCCGGAGTTTATCGAGGACAAGGAGGACGAAGGGACGTTCTCGGTGCCTGAAGAGTTTCTGGTGGTTCTGGACATGGACGAGGGAACACTGGGATTCTGTGCTGACGGGAACTACCTGGGCGTGGCGTTTCGCGGGCTGAAAGGGAAGCGGCTGTACCCGATCGTCAGCGCCGTGTGGGGTCACTGCGAGGTCACCATGACCTACGTCAACGGATTAGAAC CTGAACCCCTGCCTCTGATGGAGCTGTGCAGGAGGGCAGCACGACAGGCTCTGGGACGCCACCGAATCCATCACATCCAGTCTCTGCCACTGCCTCAGATGCTCAAGAACTACCTGCAGTACCAATGa